GAGCTGGAATGACCCCTGCAGCCGGTGAAGAGGAAGGTGGTGCGAGGCAGGCCCTCGCCTTCATAATAAAAGCGGGCTCCGTGCCTCTTTTCTCGGGCAAAGCTTCGCTCTGGGTCGAGGCGCTCCGGGACGGCGACCCCCTTGACTCCGCGAGACTGCTTGAGTTTTCAGCCCGCTTTTCGAGGCAGGACTCTATCGGCAAGGCGGTCTTTATGCCGCTTCTGGATTACAGGGCGATCTTCGAGAGGGTGGGAAATTCGCGGATGGCTTCGATTCTCGACTCCGCGAGGTCGGAGAACCTCTGCGCCGCCCTGCTTTTTCTGGAGGACGCGGGCCCGCCGAGAGGCCCCGAAACCCTGGGCAATCCTCCTGACCCGATTACCGAGCAGATGTCGCTCGGCCACAAAAAGACGGCTGTGAGGGGGCTTCGCTCCCCGCTTCTTGAGAGGCTCTTGAAAGACCCCGACGAGAGGGTTGTCAGGGAGGCGCTCCGGAATCCGAGGCTTCGCGAGAGCGAGGTAGTGGCCATCGCGAGCCGCAGGCCCTGCCCAGAAGAGGTCTTTTACCTTCTCGCGGCTTCGCCGGGGTGGATCGCCCGCCCGGCGGTGGAGCGGGCGGTTCTCTTCAACCCCTATGCTCCCGTCAGGCTGGCGACTCTGCTGCTGGTCTGCCAGCCGTCGCAGGTTCTTCTTGAGGTCATAAATGATAACGGGCTCCATCCGTCGGTGCGTGATGGAGCCCGTGAAATTCTTGCCTGGACATGAAAAACTGCTGCGAGGACCGTTTACGTCGTCGCGTGCTCACTCGAAACTCGCCTAACCCTTTGTTATGTCTCGCTTCTCGCTGTGCGGCTCCTTGTAACCGGTCCTTCTCGCGACGTTTTTCAAAAAGACCGCAAGCTGGTTTCTCGCGAACCTTTTAGGCGGACTTTTCTTCCTTGGTGGCCGTGGCGCTCTTCTGTCCGCCGATTTCTTCGATAATCTTTTTGTTCTCTTCGATGGCCTTTTTGGCTTTGTCTAGCCTCTGGGCCTTGTCTTCGAGATCGGCTATCTCTTCTTCGTCGGGGTTGTTGAGGCCCTTCTTGAAACTTCTTACACCCTTGCCGATGCCCGCCATCATCTCGGGGATCTTCTTCCCGCCGAAGACGAGTAAGACAATGATGAGGATGAGTATTAATTCCTGACTTCCCGGCATGCTGAACATGAAATTACTCCGTTACTGATGGTTGTTTTTGCTTAACTATATAAAGTTACCACAGTATTTGCGGGTGTTCAATTAATAGTCGTGATACTTGTCGAGGTTCTGAAACCTGGTGTAATTGCCGTCGAAGCGAAGCTCCACGGTTCCTGTGGGGCCGTTTCTCTGTTTTCCGATGATTATCTCGGCCTTGCCCTTGATGTCGTCGGGTACGTCGCCGTCCCCGCCCTTCTTCTTTATCTCGCTTCTGGCGTAGATTTCTTCACGGTAGACGAACATGATTACGTCGGCGTCCTGCTCGATGGCGCCCGATTCGCGAAGGTCGGAGATGAGGGGGCG
This genomic interval from bacterium contains the following:
- the tatA gene encoding twin-arginine translocase TatA/TatE family subunit, with the protein product MFSMPGSQELILILIIVLLVFGGKKIPEMMAGIGKGVRSFKKGLNNPDEEEIADLEDKAQRLDKAKKAIEENKKIIEEIGGQKSATATKEEKSA